The Diospyros lotus cultivar Yz01 chromosome 15, ASM1463336v1, whole genome shotgun sequence genome has a window encoding:
- the LOC127792567 gene encoding uncharacterized protein LOC127792567, whose product MDFELRRAREKLEGEQKERKERARLKQQRERKAREEAAKQRDAIEAAQRSRRLDAAEAQLKADQQMEESLLAGRGVMFYRVLEAVPYQGIGDKIKLPPSCFTELSEQGAFDKGPLHFRLSVIDQAAASDGKDDGKNHRTTHAGVLEFTAEEGSVGLPSHVWNNLFHSDALTTSLIEVHYVWLPKGTYAKLKPDELGFSDIPNHKAVLETSLRQHATLSQHDVLKVNYGTLTYHLRVLELKPSSSVSVLETDIEVDIVGPDSASEGNNQHVLKPLVFGISESGTVEEGNYVYYKFSIDEETWRMISSGDANIEVKIESGTDGGDTDLYIARHPLLFPSQHQHGWSSHDVGSKSLILGSKDQNLGTGTYSIGIYGFKGTTKYWITVSIQDNHDRKVGQHAVSSSSAMEMDTVECRNCRRYIPARTIALHEAYCSRHNVACQHAGCGVVLRVEEAKNHIHCDRCGQAFQQGEIEKHMKVFHEPLHCPCGAVLEKEKMVQHQNSDCPLRLITCRFCGDTVPAGTTAADVRDRLRGLSEHESLCGSRTAPCDSCGRSVMLKDMDIHQIAVHQKN is encoded by the exons ATGGATTTCGAGCTGAGAAGAGCGAGAGAGAAGCTGGAGGGGGAACAGAAGGAGAGGAAGGAGAGGGCCAGATTGAAGCAGCAAAGGGAGAGGAAAGCCAGAGAAGAGGCCGCTAAGCAACGCGACGCCATTGAAGCCGCCCAGCGATCTCGCAGGCTCGATGCCGCCGAAGCGCAACTCAAG GCTGATCAGCAAATGGAGGAAAGTTTACTTGCTGGAAGAGGAGTGATGTTTTATCGTGTCTTGGAAGCCGTGCCTTACCAGGGGATtggagataaaattaaattgccTCCATCATGCTTCACTGAGTTGTCTGAACAAGGTGCTTTTGACAAAGGACCCCTGCATTTCCGGTTGTCAGTTATTGATCAAGCGGCTGCTTCAGATGGTAAGGATGATGGAAAAAATCATAGAACAACACATGCTGGTGTCCTTGAATTCACTGCCGAGGAAGGTTCTGTTGGACTTCCTTCTCATGTGTGGAATAACTTATTCCATTCTGATGCTCTGACAACTTCATTGATTGAAGTTCATTATGTTTGGCTTCCGAAAGGAACTTATGCAAAACTTAAACCAGATGAACTGGGCTTTTCAGATATACCCAATCACAAGGCTGTACTTGAAACAAGCCTTCGCCAGCATGCAACTCTTTCACAGCATGATGTGCTTAAAGTCAACTATGGTACACTGACATACCATTTACGTGTTCTCGAGTTAAAGCCATCTTCAAGTGTATCAGTCTTAGAAACAGATATAGAAGTGGATATTGTGGGTCCTGATTCTGCTTCAGAGGGAAATAATCAACATGTCCTGAAACCACTTGTATTTGGAATCTCAGAATCTGGAACCGTTGAGGAAGGGAACTATGTGTATTACAAGTTCTCAATAGATGAAGAAACATGGAGGATGATTTCCTCTGGGGATGCCAACATTGAAGTAAAGATAGAATCAGGCACAGATGGTGGGGATACTGATCTTTACATCGCTCGACATCCTCTCTTGTTCCCATCCCAACACCAGCATGGATGGTCTTCCCATGATGTGGGTTCAAAGTCTTTGATCCTTGGTTCCAAGGACCAGAACTTGGGAACAGGTACTTACAGCATTGGTATATATGGTTTCAAGGGGACAACAAAGTACTGGATAACAGTATCTATTCAAGATAACCATGACCGTAAGGTGGGTCAACATGCTGTTTCTTCTTCATCAGCTATGGAAATGGATACTGTTGAGTGCAGGAATTGCAGGCGTTATATCCCTGCTCGGACTATAGCCCTGCATGAGGCATATTGTAGCAGACATAATGTTGCGTGTCAGCATGCTGGTTGTGGGGTTGTTCTCAGGGTTGAAGAGGCCAAAAATCATATTCACTGTGACAGATGTGGGCAAGCTTTCCAGCAAGGAGAGATTGAGAAGCACATGAAGGTTTTTCATGAGCCACTTCACTGCCCCTGTGGAGCTGTACTTGAGAAGGAAAAAATG GTGCAACACCAGAACTCAGATTGTCCGTTGCGCCTAATCACATGCAGGTTTTGTGGAGATACGGTTCCAGCTGGAACTACTGCTGCAGATGTACGAGATCGATTGAGAGGGCTGTCAGAGCACGAGAGTCTCTGTGGGTCCAGAACTGCCCCATGCGATTCGTGCGGCCGATCAGTTATGCTCAAGGACATGGACATTCACCAAATTGCTGTTCATCAGAAGAACTAA